In Oryza glaberrima chromosome 8, OglaRS2, whole genome shotgun sequence, the following are encoded in one genomic region:
- the LOC127782157 gene encoding transcription factor MYB77-like, with protein sequence MAADGGGRKTPWTQEEDEALRRAVREHRRQNWAEIALALPRRGPKSCRLRWCQHLSPELDSRVFTAEEDAIILAQQRVHGNKWATIARCLPGRSDNAVKNRWNSALRKLLQGQHARGAGSPPAAAAAAAGDDRDDAPVCLQLFPARAGGVKEAGLFAGEKDVEEEDVATSLTLGLPVLCEAELELRLGPAWPATA encoded by the coding sequence atggcggcggacggcggcggcaggaagaCGCCGTGGAcgcaggaggaggacgaggcgctGCGTCGCGCGGTGCGCGAGCACCGGCGGCAGAACTGGGCGGAGATCGCGCTGGCGCTGCCCCGGCGCGGGCCCAAGTCGTGCCGGCTGCGGTGGTGCCAGCACCTGTCGCCGGAGCTGGACAGCCGGGTCTTCACCGCCGAGGAGGACGCGATCATCCTCGCGCAGCAGCGCGTGCACGGCAACAAGTGGGCCACCATCGCGCGCTGCCTCCCCGGCCGCTCCGACAACGCCGTCAAGAACCGGTGGAACTCGGCGCTCCGCAAGCTGCTGCAAGGGCAACACGCCCGCGGCGCCGGctccccgccggccgctgccgccgccgccgccggagacgaccGGGACGATGCCCCAGTCTGCCTCCAGCTGTTCCCCGCGAGGGCCGGGGGCGTGAAGGAGGCTGGCTTATTCGCCGGTGAGAaggatgtggaggaggaggacgtggcGACCAGCCTGACGCTGGGGTTGCCGGTGCTGTGCGAggcggagctggagctcagGCTGGGGCCTGCGTGGCCGGCCACCGCGTGA